One window from the genome of Candidatus Chlorohelix allophototropha encodes:
- a CDS encoding aspartate kinase has protein sequence MIVMKFGGTSVGNSERLRHVAKLVGGYLELKPVVVVSAMAGTTDWLLNTARQLAESNPSSGTSADKLIAEFHNRYHQVVDETIDNSDIRSSLRSEIATLLHQLLRLFTGIELLGEVSPRSLDAVAAFGEKLSSTILAAALRDIGYKSEAVSATTLIETDRTFTSAVPQMEQTTFKCREKLIPLVEQGAIPVVTGFIGSTADGITTTLGRGGSDYSASIIGAALDSEEIWIWTDVDGVMSADPRLVSNARSLRRISYAEAGELSYFGAKVIHPLTVMPAVEKNIPLYIKNTMNPEFPGTRIDNPKESAEGVVKAVTSARNLALITVAGGGVLTVPGIAARTFARVHDHNANVLMISHASSGHDLCFVVEKQVAPSVVASLNREFDREIHRKEIDPIGLDDNIVIVAVVGAGMRGTPGVAGRLFSTLGRKNINIIAIAQGSSELNISLITSVSDEKAAVHAIHDEFISLTGLGKSMRYQPAK, from the coding sequence ATGATAGTTATGAAATTTGGTGGAACTTCTGTAGGAAACTCAGAGCGGCTCCGCCATGTAGCAAAGTTGGTCGGGGGTTATCTGGAATTAAAGCCGGTAGTAGTAGTTTCGGCAATGGCGGGTACAACCGATTGGTTATTAAATACTGCTCGCCAACTTGCCGAGTCCAATCCTAGTTCTGGAACTAGCGCCGATAAATTAATCGCCGAATTCCATAACCGCTATCATCAGGTTGTGGATGAAACGATAGATAATTCGGATATACGCTCGTCTCTACGCAGCGAGATTGCTACGCTCTTACACCAACTCTTAAGGCTCTTCACCGGTATCGAATTATTGGGGGAGGTTAGCCCGCGTTCTTTGGATGCAGTAGCAGCTTTCGGTGAAAAATTATCTAGTACCATACTCGCGGCGGCTCTTAGGGATATCGGTTATAAATCCGAAGCGGTTAGCGCCACAACCTTGATCGAAACTGACCGTACTTTTACCAGCGCCGTACCACAGATGGAGCAGACCACTTTTAAGTGTCGTGAGAAACTGATTCCTTTGGTAGAACAAGGCGCTATCCCGGTAGTTACGGGCTTTATCGGTTCAACCGCCGATGGTATTACTACTACGTTAGGGCGTGGTGGTAGTGATTATAGCGCCAGTATAATTGGTGCAGCTTTGGATAGTGAAGAAATCTGGATTTGGACTGATGTTGATGGGGTAATGTCTGCCGACCCGCGTCTTGTATCCAACGCCCGCTCTTTGCGGCGAATCAGTTATGCCGAAGCAGGCGAACTTAGCTATTTTGGCGCAAAGGTAATCCATCCCTTGACGGTGATGCCTGCGGTTGAAAAGAATATTCCGCTTTATATCAAAAATACGATGAATCCGGAATTTCCCGGAACACGTATTGATAATCCAAAAGAATCAGCCGAAGGAGTGGTCAAAGCTGTTACCAGCGCTCGCAATTTGGCTTTGATTACAGTAGCGGGTGGTGGCGTACTTACCGTACCCGGTATCGCGGCTCGTACTTTTGCGCGTGTCCATGACCATAATGCCAACGTACTGATGATTAGCCATGCCAGCAGCGGTCACGACCTTTGTTTTGTAGTAGAAAAGCAGGTTGCCCCATCCGTAGTTGCCAGCCTAAATCGTGAGTTTGATCGTGAAATTCACCGTAAGGAAATTGACCCAATTGGTCTTGACGATAATATTGTAATTGTTGCGGTGGTAGGGGCAGGCATGCGCGGTACGCCGGGTGTGGCAGGACGCTTGTTTAGTACGCTTGGTCGCAAGAATATCAACATTATTGCCATTGCACAGGGCAGCAGCGAATTGAATATCAGTCTGATTACTTCTGTCTCAGATGAAAAAGCAGCGGTTCATGCAATTCATGATGAATTTATTTCCCTGACAGGCTTGGGTAAGAGCATGCGATACCAACCGGCAAAGTAA
- a CDS encoding sugar phosphate isomerase/epimerase family protein, with product MSFEPELDFGFLTQNQKPKPIFSYSTSLKLTEDDPTTLFESLKKHGITGIDLAGAWGKELYELTNEDLKRLEKILKETELAISRVNSQIGAIGIEDAFEPEKLKFERMLEVADWFGASYIKVSSFKGDGTNPEQLAEAIKRLSELAELAQPWGIIMLHENAPGYIGDKAERCKEIIYEVASSNLRTSFNPAQFVEVGEKPLSEAYEPMLAQYTYVQLESSLFQSPETLEQSELKELLGTMWEKGYQGYLNLDTRKSGASQLNSFESQLHTLRELVKAVSSTETV from the coding sequence ATGTCATTTGAACCTGAACTGGATTTCGGATTTTTAACTCAGAACCAGAAACCCAAACCCATTTTCTCTTACAGTACCAGCTTGAAGTTAACAGAGGACGATCCGACCACCCTTTTTGAATCCCTGAAAAAACACGGCATTACCGGAATTGACCTTGCCGGTGCATGGGGTAAGGAGCTTTACGAACTTACCAACGAAGACCTGAAGCGATTGGAAAAAATTCTCAAAGAGACCGAGTTGGCAATCAGTCGGGTTAATTCTCAGATTGGTGCAATTGGAATCGAAGACGCTTTCGAACCGGAAAAACTCAAATTTGAACGGATGCTTGAAGTTGCAGACTGGTTTGGAGCAAGCTACATTAAAGTTAGTTCCTTTAAGGGTGATGGCACGAACCCTGAACAACTAGCAGAAGCAATCAAGCGCCTCAGCGAGTTGGCGGAACTGGCGCAACCGTGGGGAATAATTATGCTCCACGAGAACGCTCCGGGGTATATCGGGGATAAAGCCGAGCGATGTAAGGAAATAATCTACGAGGTTGCCAGTAGCAATCTGCGCACCTCTTTTAATCCGGCGCAATTCGTGGAAGTAGGTGAAAAGCCGTTGAGCGAAGCGTATGAGCCAATGTTAGCCCAATATACCTACGTACAACTGGAAAGTAGCCTGTTTCAAAGTCCTGAAACCCTTGAACAAAGCGAGTTGAAGGAACTGCTTGGAACAATGTGGGAAAAGGGCTACCAAGGTTATTTAAACCTTGATACAAGAAAAAGCGGAGCGTCCCAGTTAAATAGCTTCGAATCTCAACTTCATACCCTGAGAGAGCTTGTAAAGGCAGTTTCAAGCACTGAAACGGTCTGA
- a CDS encoding acetyl-CoA carboxylase biotin carboxyl carrier protein subunit produces MIYYCKAGDQEFKLELITDSTGNTTVKLPDGREWAVDFTRVIGNKHYSMLVDNKSHVVYMNTREGADYQVSIDGQPYSISVETERQHRFAGLTQASAIDSGEIKIKAPMPGLVTIIGVKPGDQVEQGQRIIVLEAMKMENELKAPRQGVIKEIMVSAGQTVEQNKVLLILE; encoded by the coding sequence ATGATATATTATTGCAAAGCAGGCGATCAAGAATTCAAGCTTGAACTAATTACCGACTCCACCGGGAATACTACTGTAAAATTACCAGATGGAAGAGAGTGGGCGGTCGACTTTACCCGTGTAATCGGAAACAAACACTATTCGATGCTGGTGGATAATAAATCACACGTAGTTTATATGAATACTCGCGAAGGTGCCGATTATCAAGTTTCAATAGATGGGCAGCCTTATTCTATAAGCGTTGAAACCGAGCGTCAGCATCGTTTCGCAGGCTTGACACAGGCTTCAGCAATAGACTCAGGTGAAATCAAAATTAAAGCGCCAATGCCCGGGCTGGTTACTATTATTGGGGTAAAACCGGGAGATCAGGTGGAGCAAGGACAACGAATAATAGTGCTTGAAGCCATGAAAATGGAAAATGAATTGAAAGCGCCTCGTCAAGGCGTTATCAAAGAAATTATGGTTAGCGCAGGGCAGACTGTCGAACAAAACAAAGTTCTGCTTATCCTAGAATAA
- a CDS encoding glycosyltransferase, which produces MIDLSVVIVSYNVATLLEDCLNSLYTDVPEGISLEVVVVDNASHDGSVELVKQKFPQVFVIPNSENYGFPVACNQGWQRTNGNYVFFLNPDARLEPGAISTLLTFMEQHPRAGICGPLLRYGDGSLQSNRRRFPSFKLALIESTVLQRYKPFKNLSLLKRYYFEDVPLNFARPQEVDWLVGAAFIVRRAILEQLGGFDERFFMYSEEMDLCRRVKSAGWEVWFEPRAAVTHLEGRSSAQDVPRRHINFNTSKASYFRKHHGMVIGWALRQYLLMTYRYQFLEEGAKLLVRHKPQLRRERLSLIRAVLATRLLPSKFPRPSFSKGLCLLSAEFPPQPGGVGDYTACLASELAQVASVRVLTGVRGKEEQLVAQTYRVVRPIKVWNWGSLRQVASYLEQYPADVLNIQYQSGAYELHPAVNFLPLYLKRKLGRNCPLIVTTFHDLREPYLFPKAGKVRSWVNLRLMKDSDVAVVTNEEDYHNALEGGVTASHLKLIPIGSNITPLEPLIEAEKKAERGKWGAGEDDFLVGYFGLLNHSKGVDNLLDALSLLKNEKGWKLVIIGGSTGETDVTNHPYALQLFAQIERLGLAEYIHWTGYLSSSETSRALYALDAVAFPFRDGVSLRRGSLMAALAHGIPVLTTNRNSASEAWLTNSLAYDNIREALSLLDNSVLSVALENPTALAEALRKLRTEPDLRASLSSHALAFSRHFDWQTIAKSFLEVFSAC; this is translated from the coding sequence ATGATTGATCTTTCCGTTGTAATTGTCAGCTATAATGTTGCTACCCTGCTTGAAGATTGCCTGAACAGCCTGTATACAGATGTGCCTGAAGGCATCAGCCTCGAAGTAGTGGTGGTGGATAACGCCAGCCACGATGGCAGCGTAGAACTGGTCAAGCAGAAATTCCCACAGGTTTTTGTAATCCCCAATTCTGAAAATTACGGTTTCCCGGTAGCTTGTAATCAGGGTTGGCAACGTACAAACGGCAACTATGTTTTTTTTCTAAACCCCGATGCCCGCCTTGAACCGGGCGCAATATCTACACTCCTAACTTTCATGGAACAGCACCCTCGCGCCGGAATCTGTGGTCCATTGCTGCGCTATGGTGATGGTAGCCTCCAGTCTAACCGACGACGTTTTCCCTCATTTAAACTGGCACTGATAGAAAGCACTGTTTTACAACGTTATAAGCCTTTCAAGAACTTGTCTTTGCTCAAACGTTATTATTTTGAGGATGTGCCGCTTAATTTTGCCCGTCCGCAGGAGGTGGACTGGCTAGTTGGCGCCGCCTTTATAGTTAGACGTGCAATACTGGAGCAACTCGGCGGCTTTGACGAACGTTTCTTTATGTATAGCGAAGAAATGGATTTGTGCCGTCGCGTTAAATCGGCAGGTTGGGAAGTCTGGTTTGAGCCACGTGCCGCTGTAACTCATCTAGAAGGGCGCAGCAGCGCTCAGGATGTGCCTCGTAGGCATATCAACTTTAACACCAGCAAGGCAAGCTATTTTCGCAAACATCATGGGATGGTGATAGGTTGGGCGTTACGGCAATATCTATTAATGACCTATCGTTACCAATTTCTTGAAGAGGGTGCGAAATTACTGGTGCGACACAAACCGCAATTGCGCCGCGAACGTTTATCCCTAATTCGAGCAGTGCTGGCAACCCGATTACTACCAAGCAAATTCCCGCGTCCATCTTTTAGCAAAGGGCTTTGCCTGTTGAGCGCAGAATTTCCGCCTCAACCGGGTGGCGTTGGTGATTATACCGCTTGCTTGGCAAGTGAACTGGCTCAGGTTGCGTCGGTACGGGTGCTAACCGGAGTACGGGGTAAAGAAGAGCAACTGGTAGCACAAACTTATCGGGTAGTACGTCCTATTAAGGTGTGGAATTGGGGTAGTTTACGTCAGGTTGCCTCCTATTTGGAGCAGTACCCCGCCGATGTGCTGAATATCCAGTACCAATCCGGCGCGTATGAGCTACACCCCGCCGTTAATTTTTTACCGCTTTACCTCAAGCGCAAATTAGGCAGAAATTGCCCTCTTATTGTAACTACTTTCCACGACTTGCGCGAACCTTATCTCTTTCCGAAAGCGGGTAAAGTAAGAAGTTGGGTAAATCTCAGGCTAATGAAAGATAGTGATGTGGCAGTGGTAACCAATGAGGAAGATTATCATAACGCGCTTGAGGGTGGCGTTACTGCGTCCCATCTGAAATTAATCCCGATTGGCAGCAATATTACCCCACTTGAACCGCTAATCGAGGCTGAGAAAAAGGCAGAGCGCGGGAAATGGGGCGCGGGTGAGGATGATTTTCTGGTCGGTTATTTCGGGTTGTTGAACCATAGCAAAGGTGTTGATAATTTGCTGGACGCGCTTTCGTTATTGAAGAACGAAAAGGGCTGGAAGCTAGTTATTATTGGAGGTAGCACCGGCGAAACGGATGTCACCAATCACCCCTATGCCCTTCAGCTTTTCGCGCAAATCGAGCGGCTTGGTTTGGCTGAATACATTCATTGGACGGGATACCTTTCGTCTTCCGAAACTTCCCGCGCTCTATACGCCCTCGATGCTGTCGCCTTTCCTTTCCGGGATGGAGTTAGCTTGCGAAGGGGTAGCTTGATGGCGGCTTTAGCGCATGGTATTCCGGTTTTAACTACTAACCGCAATTCCGCTTCTGAGGCGTGGCTGACAAACTCATTAGCTTACGATAACATACGCGAAGCTCTGAGTTTGTTGGATAATAGCGTTTTAAGCGTTGCACTCGAGAATCCCACTGCACTGGCAGAAGCTTTGAGAAAGCTGCGGACTGAGCCGGATTTACGCGCTTCTCTTTCCAGCCATGCTTTGGCTTTTAGCCGCCATTTCGATTGGCAAACCATCGCTAAATCCTTTCTGGAGGTCTTTTCCGCTTGTTAA
- the prfA gene encoding peptide chain release factor 1: MYDKLEQIQQRYEQLGQLMSDPDNIGDNEKMRTYGREYSDLESIVEKFREYKIAIAALKEAEQLTSDKEMAELAREEVEQQKQISEKLMQEIMVLLLPKDPNDERDIIVEIQAGAGGDEAGLFAADLFRMYQRYAEKKGWKIEVMDGNISSLGNIKEVVFEVKGKGAYSHFKYESGVHRVQRVPATEANGRIHTSTAKVIVLPEPDEVDIQVRDDEIRIDVYRSTGHGGQSVNTTDSAVRITHLPSGLVVTCQDEKSQLKNKAKAMQVLRARLYEAEMSKRQSDLQEQRLSQVGTGDRSEKIRTYNFPQDRVTDHRINLSLSNLPGILEGKIDDLINTLQTTDQAERLRFAGVG, encoded by the coding sequence GTGTACGATAAGTTAGAACAAATACAACAGAGATACGAGCAATTAGGGCAACTTATGTCTGACCCCGATAATATTGGGGACAACGAAAAGATGCGAACCTACGGCAGAGAATATTCCGATCTTGAATCGATTGTAGAAAAATTTCGAGAATACAAGATTGCAATTGCCGCTCTTAAAGAAGCCGAACAGCTTACCAGCGACAAGGAAATGGCGGAACTCGCCCGTGAAGAGGTGGAGCAGCAAAAGCAGATAAGCGAAAAATTAATGCAGGAAATCATGGTTTTACTGCTGCCCAAAGACCCCAATGATGAACGCGATATAATCGTGGAGATTCAAGCGGGCGCTGGTGGAGATGAAGCTGGGCTATTTGCTGCCGATCTGTTTCGTATGTACCAACGCTATGCTGAAAAGAAGGGCTGGAAAATTGAAGTAATGGATGGCAATATTTCCAGTCTAGGTAATATTAAGGAAGTTGTTTTTGAAGTAAAGGGTAAAGGCGCATACAGCCACTTCAAGTATGAAAGTGGGGTTCACCGGGTACAGCGTGTCCCTGCTACCGAAGCGAACGGGCGCATTCACACTTCAACTGCCAAAGTAATCGTTTTGCCTGAACCGGACGAGGTGGATATTCAAGTACGTGACGATGAGATACGTATAGATGTGTATCGTAGTACCGGGCATGGCGGGCAGAGTGTAAATACTACCGATAGTGCGGTGCGTATCACTCACCTACCCAGCGGACTGGTAGTAACTTGCCAAGATGAGAAAAGCCAGTTAAAAAACAAGGCTAAGGCTATGCAAGTGTTGCGTGCCCGCCTTTACGAAGCAGAAATGAGCAAACGCCAGAGTGATTTGCAGGAGCAACGACTTAGCCAAGTCGGTACGGGTGACCGTAGCGAGAAGATACGCACCTACAATTTCCCGCAGGATCGGGTTACTGATCACCGGATAAACTTGAGTTTGAGTAACTTGCCGGGTATTCTAGAAGGCAAAATCGATGATCTTATCAATACCTTACAAACCACCGACCAGGCGGAGCGGTTGCGTTTTGCCGGAGTGGGCTAA
- a CDS encoding glycosyltransferase family 2 protein, whose translation MQPNNPLSLAEGKAAKRLSVIIPTYNEQLHIAECLDSLLNQTLPLEDYELILVDDGSKDKTPRILQEYADRLPERVKFLKQKHGGPALARNWGSTHARGNLLSFLDADMKFASDFLEKLITPIEKGEVVGTFTLDEFVANSDNLWSRSWSVCYYLPINCRVPFDLKEEESTVFRAISRTDFWSVGGFDSTGYHDDHTVAKKLGKTASRVPGALCYHYNPGSAAEVFASAQWIGKSDKQPNSTKEWLRRSPPGALKRGIARAIEEKEPFYIIFEQVYSFGILTGMFWRTILHRDHSR comes from the coding sequence ATGCAGCCGAATAATCCATTGTCACTTGCCGAAGGTAAAGCCGCTAAAAGGCTCTCGGTAATCATTCCTACATATAATGAGCAATTGCACATTGCAGAGTGCCTAGACAGTCTTTTAAATCAAACCTTGCCACTTGAAGATTACGAATTGATATTGGTGGATGATGGTTCAAAGGATAAAACCCCCCGCATTTTGCAAGAATATGCTGATCGGTTGCCTGAACGAGTCAAATTCCTGAAGCAAAAACATGGTGGGCCTGCGTTGGCTCGAAACTGGGGTTCAACTCATGCGCGCGGCAACTTGTTAAGTTTTTTAGATGCCGATATGAAGTTTGCCTCAGATTTCCTAGAAAAGCTTATCACTCCTATTGAGAAGGGGGAAGTGGTCGGTACTTTTACGCTAGATGAGTTCGTTGCCAATTCTGATAACCTGTGGTCACGTTCTTGGAGTGTTTGTTATTATCTCCCGATAAACTGCCGTGTACCGTTCGACTTGAAAGAGGAAGAAAGCACTGTTTTCAGGGCAATAAGCCGCACGGATTTCTGGTCTGTAGGTGGTTTCGATAGTACCGGTTATCATGATGACCATACTGTAGCCAAAAAGTTGGGGAAAACAGCCAGTCGCGTACCGGGAGCGCTTTGCTATCATTATAATCCGGGTTCAGCCGCAGAGGTTTTTGCCAGCGCCCAATGGATTGGCAAGAGTGATAAACAGCCTAATTCTACTAAAGAATGGCTCAGACGCTCACCGCCGGGCGCTTTGAAAAGGGGTATAGCCCGCGCCATTGAGGAAAAAGAGCCTTTCTATATAATTTTTGAACAAGTATATAGCTTCGGCATATTAACTGGCATGTTCTGGCGAACTATATTGCACCGCGACCATTCCAGATGA
- the prmC gene encoding peptide chain release factor N(5)-glutamine methyltransferase, whose product MTQRVKDLLARAVQRLVEVRDSTAQLDAEVILRHKLDLSRAELYARLNDEVDDHTSQEYYLLVERRAQGEPVAYITNTREFMALDFYVDKRVLVPRPETELLVEFSINKLQEKGWMDQEIVLVDVGTGSGIIAVYLAVRFPHLHVYATDISDEALEVAAINARRHGVAERIKLLHGNLIEPLDTKPNIIISNPPYTVIAQVEPNVARFEPNIALDGGPKGLAIFRELFTQAKSGLTRPGFIALEIGADQANDVQNLSKHFFPGSHVEIHKDYAGLDRVVIIEVEQEITPAITETQTSI is encoded by the coding sequence ATGACCCAGAGGGTAAAGGATTTACTTGCCAGAGCAGTACAGCGACTGGTAGAGGTGCGAGATAGTACCGCCCAATTAGATGCTGAGGTAATTCTCAGACATAAATTGGATTTGAGTCGCGCGGAATTATATGCCCGGCTTAATGATGAGGTGGATGACCACACTTCGCAGGAATATTACCTGCTGGTGGAGAGACGCGCCCAAGGTGAACCCGTAGCCTATATTACTAATACCCGCGAGTTTATGGCGTTGGACTTTTATGTGGATAAGCGGGTGTTGGTACCACGTCCCGAAACCGAATTGCTGGTTGAGTTTTCTATCAACAAGCTTCAGGAAAAAGGGTGGATGGATCAGGAGATTGTGCTGGTAGATGTGGGAACCGGAAGCGGTATAATTGCCGTATATCTTGCAGTTCGTTTCCCCCATCTGCATGTTTATGCCACCGATATTAGTGATGAAGCTCTTGAAGTAGCGGCAATCAATGCCCGCCGTCATGGGGTAGCAGAACGCATAAAACTTCTACATGGCAATCTGATAGAACCTTTGGATACCAAACCCAACATTATTATCTCAAACCCCCCTTACACTGTAATAGCGCAAGTTGAGCCGAATGTAGCGCGTTTTGAGCCTAATATTGCGCTTGATGGCGGACCTAAAGGATTGGCGATTTTCAGAGAATTGTTCACACAGGCAAAATCCGGGCTTACTCGCCCCGGTTTTATTGCTCTTGAAATCGGTGCAGATCAAGCTAATGATGTTCAGAATCTTAGCAAGCATTTTTTCCCCGGCTCGCATGTTGAAATTCATAAGGATTATGCAGGACTCGATCGTGTGGTAATTATTGAGGTAGAACAAGAAATTACGCCGGCAATTACTGAAACTCAGACAAGCATATAA
- the accC gene encoding acetyl-CoA carboxylase biotin carboxylase subunit, whose product MLKKVLIANRGEIAIRVIRACRDLGIATVAVFSEADRKSLHVRYADEAYLIGPAPARDSYLRIDRIINAAKKSGADAVHPGYGFLSERAEFAEACVEAGLVFIGPPAAAIRNMGDKVMAKQLARAAGVPLVPGTDAEAKTAAEAKSISDEIGYPVLIKAAAGGGGKGMRVVRSSDEIESAFGAATREAANSFGYGGVYIEKLLENVKHVEIQIIADSFGNAIHLGERECSMQRRHQKMLEEAPSMALDDDLRRRMGEVAVAAAKKANYVNAGTIEFLVTNDKKFYFMEMNTRLQVEHPVTELITGVDIVTEQLKIASGLPLSYKQEDIVLKGWAIECRITAEDPFNNFLPSIGIIERNVSPNGPGIRLDSAVFDGYEVSLYYDPMISKLITYGNDRLQAIERMQRALREYRLYGIKTTIPFHQQLLASEAFQSGEFYTTSLETNATLKPNQQYRPIEPVLAAIAGALIEETVQNEERQGKGVAHSIVNGNVEKSGWKEVARREVLRRG is encoded by the coding sequence ATGTTGAAAAAAGTGCTGATCGCCAACCGTGGCGAAATTGCTATTAGAGTTATCCGAGCCTGCCGTGACCTCGGTATAGCCACCGTAGCAGTTTTCAGCGAAGCTGACCGCAAAAGCCTTCACGTCCGTTACGCTGATGAGGCTTATCTAATAGGACCTGCCCCAGCTAGAGATAGCTACCTGCGAATTGACCGAATAATTAACGCAGCGAAAAAATCGGGAGCAGATGCTGTCCATCCCGGTTATGGTTTTTTATCTGAACGAGCAGAATTTGCCGAAGCTTGTGTAGAAGCTGGCTTGGTATTTATCGGTCCCCCTGCCGCCGCAATCCGAAATATGGGTGACAAGGTAATGGCAAAACAACTGGCACGTGCTGCTGGTGTGCCACTTGTTCCCGGTACAGATGCAGAAGCGAAAACCGCGGCAGAAGCGAAAAGCATTTCAGACGAAATCGGTTATCCTGTATTAATTAAAGCCGCCGCCGGTGGTGGTGGCAAAGGTATGCGCGTAGTGCGTAGCTCGGATGAAATCGAGTCGGCGTTCGGTGCCGCCACCCGTGAAGCGGCTAATTCCTTTGGCTACGGTGGCGTTTACATCGAGAAATTGTTAGAAAACGTCAAGCACGTCGAAATCCAGATAATTGCAGATTCCTTTGGTAATGCTATCCATCTTGGAGAACGTGAATGTAGTATGCAACGCCGTCATCAAAAAATGCTGGAAGAAGCGCCCTCTATGGCACTTGATGATGATTTGCGCAGACGTATGGGCGAAGTGGCAGTAGCCGCTGCAAAAAAAGCGAACTATGTCAACGCCGGCACTATTGAATTCCTTGTCACCAACGACAAGAAATTCTATTTTATGGAAATGAACACTCGTCTCCAAGTTGAGCATCCTGTTACCGAACTCATCACTGGAGTCGATATTGTTACCGAACAATTAAAAATAGCCTCAGGCTTACCCCTCAGCTACAAACAGGAAGACATTGTTCTTAAAGGTTGGGCTATCGAATGCCGGATCACAGCGGAAGACCCTTTTAATAACTTCCTGCCTTCGATTGGTATAATTGAGCGCAATGTATCCCCCAATGGACCGGGCATAAGACTTGATAGTGCGGTTTTCGATGGGTATGAAGTATCGCTTTATTACGACCCAATGATCTCGAAATTAATTACCTATGGCAATGATCGTTTGCAAGCAATTGAACGTATGCAACGGGCGTTGCGCGAATATCGTCTGTATGGTATCAAAACCACCATACCTTTCCATCAACAATTGCTGGCTTCCGAAGCTTTCCAAAGTGGCGAATTTTATACCACTTCACTGGAAACCAACGCGACCCTAAAGCCTAACCAGCAATATCGTCCAATTGAACCTGTGCTAGCAGCAATTGCCGGAGCCTTGATAGAAGAAACCGTCCAAAACGAAGAGCGTCAAGGTAAAGGTGTAGCACATTCTATTGTAAACGGAAATGTTGAAAAGTCTGGATGGAAAGAAGTAGCGCGACGTGAAGTGCTGCGACGCGGTTAA